In Legionella lytica, one genomic interval encodes:
- a CDS encoding DUF6088 family protein, with the protein MLIDINNVVFFFDKMSYFCYSKYKFNNFINRMKHLTLKSRITLKIRRSNKQVFVRSDFRKLGDYDQVGRALRNLETEGEIIKIGYGLYAKARINRLTGKKMLAAEGGFDEVALEALKRLQVNWEPAEAVKAYQSGSTQIPVNTQVVVLDRFSRKIGTDKFKLELLKHAN; encoded by the coding sequence GTGCTTATTGATATTAATAATGTCGTATTTTTTTTTGATAAAATGTCGTATTTTTGCTATAGTAAATATAAGTTCAATAATTTTATAAACCGTATGAAACACCTAACCCTTAAAAGCAGAATTACTTTAAAAATTCGCCGCTCAAACAAGCAAGTCTTTGTGCGTTCTGATTTTAGAAAATTAGGTGATTATGATCAAGTTGGTAGAGCTCTTCGCAATTTAGAAACTGAAGGTGAGATAATCAAAATTGGTTATGGCCTTTATGCAAAGGCGCGTATTAATCGACTAACAGGTAAGAAAATGTTAGCAGCTGAGGGTGGTTTCGATGAGGTTGCTCTTGAAGCTTTAAAACGGTTACAAGTGAATTGGGAACCCGCTGAAGCGGTCAAGGCATATCAAAGCGGTTCTACACAAATACCAGTGAATACTCAAGTGGTTGTTTTGGATAGATTCAGCCGTAAAATAGGTACTGATAAATTTAAACTTGAGTTGTTAAAACATGCTAACTGA
- a CDS encoding nucleotidyl transferase AbiEii/AbiGii toxin family protein: MLTDPSLFADVADALGIKNPVIVEKDYYAVQLIKTLSSISFEGYSLVFSGGTCLAKAHRNTYRMSEDIDFKLVPSVSNTGSQNQQRKKRRTIHEQINSALESSNLFKIIEFHKLSEGKYQTFLIEYPIHHPKIDALRPHLKLEFTESALLEPAIVKPIASLYAEVAKENPEINNFPCATISSIASEKFVALLRRTAAFDRDNTKDDDETLVRHVYDLHLIRDLIDDEILRSLVSQVIQIDIEQFGNQSPQFKNNPMAELQHGLRLLVNDPIHQERYKRFIGPLVYNPETADWQEAINTIIQFAKEWLSQK; this comes from the coding sequence ATGCTAACTGATCCATCTTTGTTTGCTGATGTTGCCGATGCGCTAGGGATTAAAAATCCAGTTATAGTTGAAAAGGATTATTACGCAGTCCAACTGATTAAAACTTTAAGCTCAATTTCCTTTGAAGGTTATTCTTTAGTATTTTCAGGCGGGACATGTTTAGCCAAGGCACATAGAAACACCTACCGCATGTCGGAGGATATTGATTTTAAATTAGTACCATCTGTTTCTAATACGGGTTCACAAAATCAGCAACGAAAGAAACGAAGAACGATTCACGAGCAGATCAACTCGGCCTTAGAATCTTCCAATTTATTTAAAATAATAGAGTTTCATAAGTTAAGTGAAGGGAAATACCAAACATTTCTTATCGAGTATCCAATCCATCATCCCAAAATCGATGCTTTACGCCCACACTTAAAATTGGAATTTACAGAGTCAGCTTTACTTGAACCTGCTATAGTAAAACCGATAGCTTCACTCTATGCTGAAGTGGCTAAAGAAAATCCTGAGATTAATAACTTCCCATGTGCAACTATTTCATCAATTGCCAGCGAGAAGTTTGTTGCTTTATTAAGGAGAACAGCCGCTTTTGATAGAGATAATACGAAAGACGATGATGAGACTTTAGTACGTCATGTTTATGATCTTCATCTTATTCGAGATTTAATTGATGATGAGATACTTAGAAGTCTGGTGAGCCAAGTGATTCAAATTGACATTGAACAATTTGGTAATCAAAGTCCGCAATTTAAAAATAATCCGATGGCAGAATTACAGCATGGTTTGAGACTATTAGTTAACGATCCAATACATCAAGAAAGATATAAACGATTTATTGGCCCGTTAGTATATAACCCGGAAACTGCTGATTGGCAGGAAGCAATCAACACCATTATACAATTTGCAAAAGAGTGGTTATCTCAAAAATAA
- a CDS encoding IS3 family transposase, whose amino-acid sequence MINDQSVFHTTKRLCLILGVSSSAYYAWAKKMPSQRTQENDDLSQIIKEQFVKSRQTYGVPRIQQALRKTGKFHGKARISRIMKQEGLQPKAARRFKITTNSKHNKPVAENILGRQFRTHCLNKAWASDITYIHTNEGWLYLATVIDLYNRKIVGWSMATRLVTQLIEDALAMAIRRCKPPQGVIHHSDRGSQYCSDTYQRLLKQHGFIWSMSGKGNCYDNAVMESFYHTLKIELLYGEKYKTRAETQLLIFDYIEVFYNRQRLHSTLGYQTPDQFELAA is encoded by the coding sequence ATGATTAATGATCAGTCGGTTTTCCATACCACTAAAAGGCTTTGCCTCATTTTAGGTGTTTCAAGTAGTGCCTATTACGCTTGGGCTAAGAAAATGCCTAGTCAACGTACACAAGAAAATGACGACTTAAGTCAGATCATAAAGGAGCAGTTTGTGAAGTCACGCCAGACTTATGGTGTTCCACGAATCCAACAGGCATTACGTAAAACAGGCAAGTTTCATGGTAAGGCACGGATAAGTCGTATTATGAAACAAGAAGGACTTCAACCAAAGGCAGCAAGGCGTTTTAAAATAACTACCAACAGTAAACATAATAAGCCTGTAGCCGAGAATATTTTAGGCCGACAGTTTAGAACTCACTGTTTAAATAAGGCTTGGGCATCGGATATCACGTATATCCATACAAATGAAGGATGGCTTTATTTAGCGACTGTAATCGACTTATATAATAGAAAGATTGTTGGTTGGAGTATGGCAACACGGCTGGTTACTCAACTCATTGAGGATGCTCTAGCTATGGCCATTAGACGCTGCAAACCACCACAAGGAGTGATTCATCATTCGGATAGGGGTTCACAGTACTGTAGCGATACTTATCAAAGGCTTTTGAAACAACATGGTTTTATCTGGTCAATGAGTGGTAAGGGCAATTGCTATGATAATGCAGTGATGGAAAGCTTCTACCACACGTTGAAAATTGAACTACTCTATGGTGAGAAATATAAAACCAGAGCGGAAACTCAATTGCTTATATTCGATTACATTGAAGTGTTTTATAATCGTCAGCGACTACACTCCACTCTGGGGTATCAGACACCAGATCAGTTTGAGTTAGCTGCATAA
- a CDS encoding amino acid permease produces MDNSISKVTKPIKDSGYSRGLKDRHVQLIALGGIIGSGYFLGTGEVINLVGPAVFIAYVLGGLIIFLTMLCMGELAVAIPISGSFVTYTADFISPSVACGVGWSYWISWVAYIPAECVAGGIIMEMFTGVNGYVWAICFGLLITYINLAKVDTFGEIEFWLALIKILALLGFVILAILIFFGLIHGSEPAGVIGTRYILGEGGMLPNGVMPLLTAMVLLLVNYQGSEIIGLAAGESENPARMIPHAIRNVTFRILFIYIIPIFCLVLIFPWQKAGLANSVFSDALNLYDLKWAGTVTSFVTLSATLSCANSGFYGTVRALNALARDGMAPHTFAKFNQNSVPQNAVIATLVMVWVLLGVGFFFGQTKLYISLLLVSGFTGTLAWISLCLAQIRFRSRLYQAGYTTANLRYVTPYSPYTGICAIALMCIALFFLVLNKDPAYKLAFYIGMISFIIPIIIYKLFDLSKKRRKALHLKTRVKFQDLFPPV; encoded by the coding sequence GTGGATAATAGTATTTCAAAAGTAACTAAGCCTATTAAAGATAGTGGTTACAGCCGTGGATTGAAAGATCGACATGTTCAATTAATTGCCCTTGGGGGAATTATTGGTTCCGGTTACTTCTTAGGTACAGGCGAGGTGATTAATTTAGTTGGTCCTGCGGTTTTTATAGCCTATGTACTTGGTGGTTTAATTATTTTTCTAACTATGCTTTGTATGGGTGAGCTTGCTGTTGCTATTCCCATTTCAGGTTCTTTTGTAACCTACACTGCTGACTTTATATCCCCTTCTGTTGCCTGTGGCGTGGGGTGGTCGTATTGGATTAGTTGGGTGGCCTATATTCCTGCGGAGTGTGTCGCGGGGGGTATCATCATGGAGATGTTTACCGGCGTCAATGGCTATGTTTGGGCTATTTGTTTTGGCCTTTTAATTACTTACATTAATCTTGCTAAAGTCGATACCTTTGGAGAAATCGAATTTTGGTTGGCTTTGATTAAAATTTTGGCTTTGCTGGGCTTTGTTATCTTAGCTATTTTAATATTTTTTGGCCTTATTCACGGTAGTGAGCCTGCTGGTGTTATAGGTACTCGATACATTTTAGGTGAAGGCGGGATGCTCCCTAATGGGGTGATGCCTTTATTGACCGCGATGGTGCTCTTGCTCGTTAATTATCAGGGCTCTGAAATTATTGGTCTTGCTGCGGGTGAGTCTGAAAATCCTGCGCGGATGATTCCTCATGCGATTCGTAATGTGACCTTTAGAATCCTGTTTATCTACATTATTCCTATATTTTGTCTGGTGTTAATTTTCCCTTGGCAAAAGGCAGGTTTAGCTAATTCAGTATTTTCTGATGCACTTAACTTGTATGACTTAAAATGGGCAGGAACAGTCACCAGTTTTGTTACCCTTAGTGCGACCCTATCCTGTGCTAATTCCGGCTTTTATGGTACGGTTCGAGCCTTAAATGCGCTTGCTCGTGATGGCATGGCACCTCATACTTTTGCTAAGTTCAATCAGAATTCAGTTCCACAAAATGCGGTAATCGCTACTTTAGTTATGGTGTGGGTATTGTTGGGTGTTGGTTTCTTCTTTGGGCAAACAAAACTTTATATTTCCTTGCTTTTAGTCTCTGGCTTTACTGGCACTTTGGCGTGGATTTCTTTGTGTCTTGCGCAAATTAGATTCAGAAGCCGATTGTATCAGGCAGGATATACTACTGCGAATCTTCGTTATGTGACTCCTTATTCTCCTTATACTGGGATTTGTGCAATCGCCTTGATGTGTATTGCTTTATTTTTCTTAGTACTTAATAAGGACCCTGCTTATAAATTAGCATTTTATATTGGGATGATAAGCTTTATTATTCCTATTATTATTTATAAGCTGTTTGACTTGTCTAAGAAAAGACGTAAAGCTTTGCATCTTAAGACTCGCGTTAAGTTTCAGGATTTATTCCCGCCAGTGTGA
- a CDS encoding helix-turn-helix transcriptional regulator gives MSINTPSRLHLLNEFESAPNSALFNQNTVAAVLSCSTQLLERNRWSGIGVPYIKMGRKVLYRKSEVLDFLQRQITYCTSSDQDQSLALVNN, from the coding sequence ATATCCATCAACACACCATCTCGATTACACCTTTTAAACGAATTTGAGTCTGCACCAAATTCGGCTCTGTTTAATCAAAATACTGTTGCCGCTGTTTTAAGCTGTTCGACACAATTACTTGAACGTAATCGTTGGTCTGGCATTGGTGTTCCCTATATTAAAATGGGTAGAAAGGTTTTATATCGTAAAAGCGAAGTATTGGATTTTCTCCAACGACAAATAACCTATTGTACAAGCAGCGATCAAGATCAATCACTGGCTTTAGTAAACAACTGA
- a CDS encoding transposase: MMSNNSYTKEFKIKAVEILEQGNKSVRQVAKELGVAENNLYNWRKQLHKKQEKALPNQPQHDEKELELRRLKARVAELEEEREILKKAAFFAKENQRSTQ, translated from the coding sequence ATGATGAGCAACAACAGCTACACAAAAGAATTTAAAATAAAAGCAGTAGAGATCCTTGAGCAAGGGAATAAGTCAGTAAGGCAAGTTGCCAAGGAACTTGGGGTTGCTGAAAACAACCTATACAACTGGCGTAAACAGTTACATAAGAAACAAGAAAAAGCGTTGCCTAATCAACCCCAACATGATGAGAAAGAATTAGAGTTGAGACGTCTCAAAGCTCGTGTTGCTGAGCTTGAAGAGGAGCGCGAAATACTAAAAAAAGCCGCGTTTTTCGCCAAGGAAAACCAGCGCTCTACGCAATGA
- a CDS encoding DNA-binding protein encodes MNKKPSRLQLLNEFESAPTSALFNQHTLAAVLDCSTQLLERNRWEGKGVPYLKIGHKVLYCKIDVLSFLQQQKIYRSTSDVGESLSLVNE; translated from the coding sequence ATGAATAAAAAACCATCTCGTTTACAACTGTTAAACGAATTTGAATCTGCACCAACTTCTGCGTTGTTTAATCAACATACTTTGGCTGCTGTTTTAGATTGCTCCACCCAACTTTTGGAGCGCAATCGCTGGGAAGGAAAGGGCGTTCCCTATCTTAAAATAGGCCATAAGGTTTTGTATTGCAAAATCGATGTGCTGTCTTTTCTTCAGCAACAGAAAATCTATCGCTCTACTAGTGACGTAGGAGAATCCCTTTCTCTGGTCAACGAATAA